A stretch of Mya arenaria isolate MELC-2E11 chromosome 14, ASM2691426v1 DNA encodes these proteins:
- the LOC128215823 gene encoding uncharacterized protein LOC128215823: MYFQQKYFVLFCALSFVFCDEPRFRSRFEYDEQLLEKMIRMEFEYAQWEKRINETLGKIEKQRASIQTDLEVLRNGREEFDKHVNQTLKDMEQLSKPLILFRAREVADYTLSTGNQIIIFTEMLENVGGGYNSATGKFTAPIAGTYLFTVSLCSLSGKSIFYNIMAKEDVVAYGHMYGISGYPCVTGNAIVQLDANDVVYVISTYTTDVLVTAIKDSNDAKANSISGVLLHPF, encoded by the exons ATGTATTTCCAGCAGAAATATTTCGTTCTTTTTTGTGCATTGTCTTTTGTATTCTGCGATGAGCCCCGGTTTAGATCAAGATTTGAGTACGATGAGCAACTCTTGGAGAAAATGATTCGCATGGAATTTGAATATGCACAGTGGGAAAAACGCATAAATGAAACACTGGGGAAAATTGAGAAACAGAGAGCGAGTATTCAGACTGATTTGGAAGTATTGCGAAATGGAAGAGAGGAGTTTGACAAGCATGTTAACCAGACGCTGAAAGACATGGAGCAGTTGTCTAAAC cTCTAATTCTGTTTCGAGCGAGGGAAGTGGCTGATTATACCCTGTCAACTGGAAACCAGATTATAATATTCACTGAAATGCTCGAAAACGTTGGCGGAGGCTACAATTCTGCAACTGGAAAATTTACAGCACCAATTGCAGGGACCTACCTTTTCACTGTTAGTCTGTGCTCGTTATCAGGAAAGAGCATATTCTACAACATTATGGCGAAAGAAGACGTGGTTGCATACGGACATATGTACGGTATTTCTGGCTATCCTTGTGTTACCGGAAACGCTATCGTTCAGCTTGACGCCAATGACGTTGTCTACGTCATATCCACTTACACCACTGACGTACTTGTGACAGCTATAAAAGACTCGAATGACGCAAAAGCGAATTCCATTTCAGGCGTTCTTCTACAtccgttttaa